In one Pseudomonas sp. MM211 genomic region, the following are encoded:
- a CDS encoding nuclear transport factor 2 family protein, which produces MGTSIVKHTRLAVLACAMLIGIGLLSGVANAAAKNDVEARNKQIVTEAFDRWAAGGSTFFSDVLTPDVVWTIKGSGPSAGVYRGVDAFVEQAVRPFVSRLSSPIRPVSKQVWADGEHVIIQWEGSGVARDGQAYNNSYAWIFNMRNGKAFEVTAYLDLVPYDDVLQRIPAPE; this is translated from the coding sequence ATGGGCACATCAATCGTTAAACACACCCGCTTAGCCGTTTTGGCGTGCGCGATGCTGATCGGCATCGGGTTGTTGTCAGGTGTGGCCAACGCTGCGGCAAAAAACGATGTGGAGGCACGTAACAAGCAAATTGTCACCGAAGCATTCGATCGCTGGGCCGCCGGTGGAAGCACGTTTTTCAGCGATGTGCTGACGCCGGATGTGGTCTGGACGATCAAGGGCTCGGGGCCCAGTGCGGGTGTTTATCGAGGCGTCGATGCGTTCGTCGAGCAGGCTGTCCGGCCGTTCGTATCTCGCTTGTCCAGCCCCATAAGGCCGGTCAGCAAACAGGTCTGGGCGGATGGCGAGCACGTCATCATTCAATGGGAAGGCAGCGGTGTTGCGCGTGATGGGCAAGCCTACAACAACAGCTATGCCTGGATTTTCAACATGCGAAACGGCAAGGCCTTCGAGGTCACTGCCTACCTCGACCTGGTGCCTTACGACGATGTATTGCAGCGTATTCCCGCGCCCGAGTGA
- a CDS encoding TerC family protein: MSTLEPFLMAEFLGTATWLWLIFITIVISLLVFDLGVLHREHREIGVKESLLLSGGYITAGLLFGLWVWHMKGATSGMDFYTGFLIEKSLSMDNVFLMAMIFSFLAIPRKYQHEVLFWGILGVIVLRAIMIGLGAALIAEFSWILYVFGAFLLLTGVKMLFSKVDDHPDLSENKLIKFVRKRMRVTDRLHEGRFFVRQPDANGNMVRWATPLFLALVLIECADLVFAIDSVPAIFAITQDPFIVYTSNIFAILGLRALYFALAAMIHRFAYLKYALALVLVFIGGKIFLVGIIGKTPPVISLSVTLGLLIGGVLLSLWKTRNDPPAVEAETPRQ, encoded by the coding sequence ATGAGCACCCTAGAACCGTTCTTAATGGCCGAGTTCCTCGGCACTGCCACCTGGTTGTGGCTCATCTTCATCACCATCGTCATCAGCCTGCTGGTCTTCGACCTCGGGGTGCTTCACCGTGAGCACCGCGAAATCGGCGTCAAGGAAAGCCTGCTGCTGTCCGGCGGCTACATCACCGCCGGCCTGCTGTTTGGCCTGTGGGTCTGGCACATGAAGGGCGCCACCTCCGGTATGGATTTCTATACCGGCTTTCTGATCGAGAAATCGCTGTCCATGGACAACGTGTTTCTCATGGCGATGATCTTCAGCTTCCTGGCCATCCCGCGTAAGTACCAGCACGAGGTGCTGTTCTGGGGCATCCTCGGGGTGATCGTGCTGCGTGCGATCATGATCGGCCTGGGCGCCGCATTGATCGCCGAGTTCAGCTGGATTCTCTACGTGTTCGGTGCCTTCCTGCTGCTGACTGGCGTGAAGATGCTGTTCAGCAAGGTCGACGACCACCCGGATCTGTCCGAGAACAAGCTGATCAAGTTCGTGCGCAAGCGCATGCGCGTCACCGACCGCTTGCACGAGGGCCGCTTCTTCGTGCGTCAGCCGGATGCGAACGGCAACATGGTGCGCTGGGCTACGCCGCTGTTCCTGGCGCTGGTGCTGATCGAGTGTGCCGACCTGGTGTTCGCGATCGACAGCGTGCCGGCGATCTTCGCCATCACCCAGGATCCGTTCATCGTCTATACCTCGAACATCTTCGCGATCCTTGGCCTGCGCGCGCTGTACTTCGCCCTGGCGGCGATGATCCACCGCTTCGCCTACCTGAAGTACGCCCTTGCTCTGGTGCTGGTGTTCATCGGCGGCAAGATCTTCCTGGTCGGCATCATCGGCAAGACCCCGCCGGTGATCTCGCTGAGCGTCACGCTCGGCCTGTTGATCGGTGGCGTGCTGCTGTCGCTGTGGAAAACCCGCAACGACCCGCCCGCCGTCGAAGCCGAAACGCCCCGCCAGTAA
- a CDS encoding Atu4866 domain-containing protein: protein MAQHPYVGMWVTDDGHIRHELLPNGRYDEARGKQESAYQGRYEVEGNHIDYWDDTGFTADGEFVDHATLHHGGMIFRRR from the coding sequence ATGGCCCAGCACCCCTATGTCGGCATGTGGGTAACCGATGACGGCCACATTCGCCACGAACTCTTGCCGAATGGCCGCTACGACGAAGCCCGTGGCAAGCAGGAAAGTGCCTACCAGGGTCGCTATGAGGTTGAAGGTAATCACATCGATTATTGGGACGACACTGGCTTTACCGCCGACGGTGAGTTCGTCGATCACGCTACCTTGCACCATGGCGGGATGATCTTTCGTCGCCGCTGA
- a CDS encoding LysR family transcriptional regulator — translation MLSAELKSFHMVARLGSITHAAKKLGLSQPTVTTQIRNLEAQYGVELFYRGGRRFTLSEDGARLLPMVQALLQQEADIEFYLRNCGQLQGSLRIAATAPYYVLDLVQRFRERLPQIQVTLEIGNSLQVIEALEEYRVDLAASSQLEEDSRFTRLLLGEDPLVLAVHRSHPLANHKRLPPSALAGHCLLMREVGSTTRQLTEQMLREAGVALGPLLEIGSRESIREAVLRNIGISVIARHEVPDNQELRVIALDGAPLIPEYLYCLRERRQARLPAAFLAIAREYTEA, via the coding sequence ATGCTTTCTGCCGAGCTCAAGTCCTTTCACATGGTCGCCCGCCTGGGCAGCATCACTCATGCGGCGAAGAAGCTCGGCCTCAGCCAGCCTACGGTCACCACCCAGATTCGCAATCTGGAGGCGCAGTATGGTGTCGAGCTGTTCTACCGAGGCGGGCGGCGCTTCACCCTGAGCGAGGATGGCGCGCGCCTGCTGCCGATGGTGCAGGCGCTGCTGCAGCAGGAAGCCGATATCGAGTTCTACCTGCGCAATTGCGGCCAGTTACAGGGCAGCCTGCGCATCGCCGCTACCGCTCCGTACTACGTGCTCGACCTGGTTCAACGCTTTCGCGAGCGCCTGCCGCAGATCCAGGTGACGCTGGAAATCGGCAATTCACTGCAGGTGATCGAGGCGCTGGAGGAGTATCGAGTCGATCTGGCCGCATCCTCACAACTGGAAGAGGATTCGCGCTTCACCCGTTTGCTGCTCGGCGAGGATCCCCTGGTGCTGGCCGTACACCGCAGCCATCCGCTGGCTAATCACAAGCGTTTGCCGCCCTCAGCGCTGGCCGGGCACTGTCTGTTGATGCGCGAAGTGGGCTCGACCACGCGCCAGCTCACCGAGCAGATGCTGCGTGAGGCCGGTGTCGCCTTGGGGCCGTTGCTGGAAATCGGCAGCCGCGAGTCGATTCGCGAGGCGGTGCTGCGCAATATCGGCATCAGTGTCATCGCCCGTCACGAGGTGCCGGACAATCAGGAGCTGCGCGTCATCGCCCTGGACGGCGCACCGTTGATTCCCGAATACCTCTACTGCCTGCGCGAACGCCGCCAGGCGCGCCTGCCAGCGGCCTTCCTGGCTATCGCCCGCGAGTACACCGAGGCCTGA